In Algihabitans albus, the following are encoded in one genomic region:
- a CDS encoding NADP-dependent oxidoreductase — MSDGKRILLTAHPEGMPDETHLRLEPMAIPRPGPGELLLRTVYLSLDPYMRGRMNPAKSYAQPVKLGETMVGGTVCEVIESHLDGFAAGDLVLAAAGWQTHALSDGTGLRKLDPRAAPVTTALGVMGMPGLTAYVGLLDHGRPKPGETVVVSAAAGAVGQIVGQIAKLQGCRVVGVAGAPDKCAYVVEELGFDAAVNYRDVDFAKRLSQACDGGVDVYFENVGGAVFNAVLPLMNDFGRIPVCGRIAHYNNAASDKGAEGGASELVRTMGLVLVRRLTLRGFIVSDHADRLDDFLRDMGEWLRSGQLRYREDLVQGLESAVGAFQGLLEGRNRGKLLVQVGTDPTLQPA, encoded by the coding sequence ATGAGTGACGGCAAACGCATCCTTCTGACCGCTCATCCCGAAGGAATGCCGGACGAGACGCATCTGCGTCTCGAGCCGATGGCGATCCCGCGCCCCGGCCCCGGCGAGCTTCTGTTGCGCACCGTCTATCTGTCTCTTGATCCTTACATGCGCGGCCGAATGAATCCGGCGAAGTCTTACGCTCAGCCTGTAAAGCTAGGTGAGACCATGGTCGGCGGTACTGTCTGCGAAGTGATCGAAAGTCACCTGGATGGCTTTGCTGCAGGCGACCTCGTGCTGGCGGCGGCCGGCTGGCAAACCCACGCTTTGTCCGACGGGACCGGCCTCCGCAAACTCGATCCTAGGGCGGCACCTGTCACCACGGCGCTGGGGGTGATGGGAATGCCGGGTCTCACCGCCTATGTCGGCTTGCTCGACCACGGCCGCCCGAAGCCGGGCGAGACGGTGGTGGTTTCGGCCGCCGCGGGCGCGGTCGGTCAGATCGTCGGGCAGATCGCGAAGCTACAGGGGTGCCGCGTCGTCGGCGTCGCCGGAGCCCCGGACAAATGCGCGTACGTTGTCGAGGAGCTGGGTTTCGACGCCGCAGTGAACTATCGCGACGTCGACTTTGCCAAGCGGTTGTCACAGGCCTGTGACGGCGGTGTGGACGTCTACTTCGAGAATGTCGGCGGTGCGGTGTTCAACGCGGTCTTGCCGTTGATGAACGACTTTGGCCGCATCCCGGTCTGCGGCCGCATCGCCCACTACAACAACGCTGCCTCGGACAAAGGCGCTGAAGGCGGCGCCAGTGAGCTGGTCCGGACCATGGGCTTGGTCCTGGTGCGCCGCTTGACCCTGCGCGGCTTCATCGTCTCCGATCATGCCGACCGGCTGGATGACTTTCTGAGGGATATGGGTGAGTGGCTGCGCTCCGGTCAACTCCGTTACCGCGAGGATCTAGTCCAAGGTCTGGAGTCTGCCGTCGGTGCATTCCAGGGTCTGCTGGAGGGACGTAACCGCGGTAAGTTGCTGGTTCAGGTCGGGACGGACCCGACCCTTCAGCCTGCTTGA
- a CDS encoding acyl-CoA dehydrogenase family protein, with amino-acid sequence MRFTLSQEQALLRDTVARLVRERFGFEARLKTLESAAGFDRDVWREFAEIGLLGAPFGEEVGGFGGGGVELMTVMRELGRGLLLEPYLASVVLAGSLIERLGTPEQCSDYLRPMIAGEALLAFAHGEPDSRYALEQVATRAVATSGGWRLDGRKSVVLHGGEANTLVVSARTAGAQDDEKGIGLFLLPCDAMGLSLHPYPTIDGLRAAELELDGVVIPAEAALGEPGTAYSAIEAAVARGLVALCGEAVGAMETCCDMTLDYLKQRKQFGVTIGSFQVLQHRMVDLRGLLEQARSMAILAAGRLDGERAERERAVSAAKNLIGRAGRTIAEESIQLHGGIGMTWEYALPHFAKRLVMIDHLLGDEDHHLDRFVMLERAASAAPPLSAVN; translated from the coding sequence ATGCGTTTCACCCTAAGCCAGGAGCAGGCGTTGCTCCGCGATACCGTTGCCCGCCTGGTCCGCGAGCGTTTCGGCTTCGAGGCACGTCTGAAGACGCTTGAGAGCGCTGCGGGTTTTGACCGCGACGTCTGGCGCGAGTTCGCGGAGATCGGTTTGCTCGGCGCTCCCTTCGGCGAAGAGGTGGGCGGTTTCGGCGGCGGCGGTGTCGAGCTGATGACCGTGATGCGGGAACTTGGTCGTGGCCTGCTGCTCGAACCCTATCTGGCCAGTGTGGTGCTGGCCGGCAGCCTGATCGAACGTCTCGGCACGCCTGAGCAGTGCAGCGATTATCTAAGGCCGATGATCGCCGGGGAGGCCTTGCTGGCCTTCGCGCATGGCGAACCGGACTCGCGCTACGCTCTGGAACAGGTGGCGACCCGTGCAGTCGCCACGTCTGGCGGCTGGCGTCTTGACGGCCGTAAGTCGGTGGTTCTGCATGGCGGAGAGGCCAACACTTTGGTGGTTTCGGCGCGCACTGCCGGAGCGCAGGACGACGAGAAGGGGATCGGTCTCTTCCTGCTGCCGTGCGATGCCATGGGTCTGAGCCTGCACCCTTACCCCACCATCGATGGGCTGCGTGCGGCGGAGTTGGAGCTCGATGGTGTCGTCATTCCGGCCGAGGCAGCGCTCGGGGAGCCGGGCACCGCCTATTCCGCTATCGAGGCGGCTGTCGCCCGCGGTCTCGTTGCCCTTTGCGGCGAGGCGGTCGGGGCGATGGAGACCTGCTGCGACATGACCCTCGACTATCTGAAGCAGCGTAAGCAGTTTGGCGTCACCATCGGCTCTTTCCAAGTTCTGCAGCATCGCATGGTCGATCTGCGCGGCCTGTTGGAGCAGGCGCGCTCAATGGCGATCTTGGCGGCCGGTCGTTTGGACGGGGAGCGTGCGGAACGCGAGCGTGCTGTTAGCGCCGCCAAGAACCTCATCGGCCGCGCCGGACGGACAATCGCCGAGGAGTCTATCCAGCTCCACGGTGGGATAGGCATGACCTGGGAGTATGCGCTGCCGCACTTCGCCAAGCGACTGGTGATGATCGATCATCTGCTCGGCGACGAAGACCATCACTTGGACCGTTTCGTAATGCTGGAGCGTGCCGCGTCAGCAGCGCCACCGCTCTCCGCGGTAAACTGA